From Deltaproteobacteria bacterium, the proteins below share one genomic window:
- the gspN gene encoding type II secretion system protein GspN, producing the protein MNKMVQWVLNLTAGLFSFVFFLVLFFPFDSLITGFLGKVETQSKGAWRVTVGEIDAGVIFKSVFKDFRIHQMSGGRDEVVADFPEVKVGFRYLPLIAGQVSASFTAKGQKGRMDGKLKLSSDEFHLDAKMKGMQFSDIRYVANWLKLPLEGALDGAIGLALYPGQPSKNSGDIDLKLKNLKISPARITPTAGFDLDLPETILSDEKGGTVRVQMGEGKIELKEVNFPGEDLVLNLSGRIQLGKKAEMSRLAINGKFSLSKKLQDAFPFVVMIEGQKGEDGSYPLTLSGRLNKPRVQIGTFDLL; encoded by the coding sequence GTGAATAAGATGGTGCAATGGGTGCTGAACCTGACGGCGGGGCTTTTCTCGTTCGTATTTTTTCTTGTCCTCTTTTTTCCCTTTGATTCGCTGATTACCGGTTTTTTGGGAAAGGTTGAAACTCAATCGAAGGGCGCGTGGCGCGTTACGGTGGGCGAAATCGACGCCGGAGTCATCTTCAAGTCGGTCTTCAAGGATTTCCGGATCCATCAGATGTCCGGGGGGCGTGATGAAGTGGTTGCTGATTTTCCGGAGGTGAAAGTGGGGTTCCGCTACCTCCCCCTTATTGCAGGCCAAGTCTCGGCCTCGTTTACGGCGAAAGGGCAGAAGGGGCGCATGGACGGCAAGCTCAAATTGTCGTCCGACGAATTTCATCTCGACGCCAAAATGAAAGGGATGCAGTTCTCCGACATCCGCTATGTGGCCAACTGGCTCAAACTTCCGCTCGAGGGGGCGCTTGACGGCGCCATCGGCCTGGCCCTCTATCCCGGTCAGCCGTCAAAAAATTCAGGCGACATCGACCTGAAGCTTAAAAACCTGAAGATCTCCCCCGCCCGCATCACCCCGACCGCCGGCTTCGATCTGGATCTCCCCGAAACGATCCTTTCGGATGAAAAGGGGGGGACCGTAAGGGTTCAAATGGGCGAGGGAAAGATCGAGTTGAAGGAGGTGAATTTTCCCGGAGAAGACCTTGTCTTGAATCTTTCCGGGCGCATCCAGCTCGGCAAGAAGGCCGAGATGTCCCGTTTGGCCATCAACGGCAAGTTTTCCCTCTCCAAAAAATTGCAGGATGCCTTTCCCTTCGTGGTGATGATTGAAGGACAAAAAGGGGAGGACGGATCGTATCCCCTGACCCTCTCCGGCCGGCTCAACAAGCCCCGCGTGCAAATCGGGACGTTTGATTTGCTGTGA
- the pilM gene encoding pilus assembly protein PilM: MPQSIVGIDIGSYSIKVCQLERRLRDFELTAFHEQVLNVSPRLTFEEAAAAALRTLFEKNEIPADIIAVALPAHHMACRVLELPFTSAKKIEQTIDFELEQYVPVPLEDLLVDYHILSIEENRSTVLSAYLPRSRFVKYLDMLQLAGVDPKYAGVDAIDLSHITQIAMVPQEGVYVLIDIGHEKTNICVMDGLKLKYVRSLTVGGLHFTRAVQKAFKLNYEKAEALKLDRGKVSAKSEGPDQISRILQEQADELMVLVRQTYLGYRQIYPDRPWTAAYLCGGGSKLPGLGELVSAGLKLNVFTLDCLEFVDHRLDHSDAYRDSIPPALALTLKVIFSNRAIKINFRRGEFAYKRDIKALGTEIKQAGVWFAAVIALGISYYFFSAWSLESRIEKADEQIIKMAVSQVPGMKEQKPKSAKKVLDSLNSKIAELKTQLESLKPASPQATPLAFLLEISKKIPPKAEMQIDIDDFSFTGDYVRIEGRTTSFEAVDKLKNVLATSPWFKNVETRNVAKGVKDEIKFSLSVEVAVGSEGKES, from the coding sequence ATGCCCCAATCCATAGTCGGCATTGACATCGGGAGTTATTCGATCAAGGTCTGCCAGCTCGAGCGGCGCTTGAGGGACTTTGAGCTTACAGCCTTTCATGAGCAGGTCTTGAATGTAAGCCCCCGTCTGACCTTTGAGGAGGCCGCCGCCGCGGCCCTGCGGACGCTCTTCGAGAAAAATGAAATTCCCGCGGACATCATAGCGGTTGCCCTTCCCGCCCATCACATGGCCTGCCGGGTTCTGGAGCTTCCGTTCACCAGCGCCAAGAAAATCGAGCAGACGATCGATTTTGAACTGGAACAGTATGTGCCGGTGCCGCTGGAAGATCTGCTCGTCGACTATCACATCCTTTCCATCGAGGAGAATCGCTCAACCGTGCTGTCCGCCTACCTGCCGCGATCCCGTTTCGTGAAGTATCTCGACATGCTTCAACTGGCCGGTGTTGATCCCAAGTACGCCGGGGTCGACGCCATCGACCTTTCGCACATCACGCAGATTGCCATGGTGCCCCAGGAAGGGGTTTATGTGCTGATTGATATCGGCCACGAAAAGACGAATATCTGCGTCATGGACGGCCTCAAACTGAAATACGTCCGTTCCCTGACGGTCGGGGGCCTGCATTTCACGCGGGCGGTGCAGAAGGCCTTCAAGCTTAATTACGAAAAGGCGGAGGCGCTGAAGCTCGACCGGGGGAAGGTTTCGGCAAAAAGCGAAGGGCCCGATCAGATATCCCGCATTCTCCAGGAGCAGGCCGACGAGCTGATGGTTCTTGTCCGTCAGACTTATCTCGGTTACCGGCAGATCTACCCCGACCGTCCCTGGACCGCCGCCTACCTTTGCGGCGGGGGCTCCAAACTCCCCGGCCTGGGCGAGCTCGTCTCGGCGGGGCTGAAGCTGAACGTGTTCACCCTCGATTGCCTTGAGTTTGTCGATCATCGCCTCGATCACTCCGACGCCTACCGCGACTCCATCCCTCCGGCGCTGGCCTTGACGCTCAAGGTGATTTTTTCCAACAGGGCGATCAAAATCAATTTTCGCCGGGGGGAATTTGCCTACAAGAGGGACATCAAGGCCCTTGGCACCGAGATAAAACAGGCGGGCGTCTGGTTTGCCGCCGTTATTGCGCTGGGGATAAGCTACTACTTTTTTTCGGCGTGGTCGCTTGAGTCGCGCATCGAAAAGGCGGATGAACAGATCATCAAGATGGCGGTTTCTCAAGTTCCGGGCATGAAGGAGCAGAAGCCAAAAAGCGCCAAAAAAGTGCTCGATTCCCTGAACTCGAAAATCGCGGAACTTAAGACGCAGTTGGAATCGCTCAAGCCGGCCTCACCCCAGGCAACGCCGCTTGCCTTTCTTCTGGAGATATCCAAAAAAATCCCGCCGAAGGCCGAAATGCAAATCGACATCGACGATTTCAGCTTTACGGGGGATTATGTCCGCATCGAAGGGCGGACGACATCGTTCGAGGCGGTGGACAAACTGAAAAATGTCCTTGCAACCTCTCCCTGGTTTAAGAACGTCGAGACGCGAAACGTGGCCAAAGGGGTGAAAGACGAGATCAAATTTTCCCTCTCGGTGGAAGTTGCCGTCGGAAGTGAAGGCAAGGAGAGTTGA
- a CDS encoding VCBS repeat-containing protein — protein MDYDQDGLADIYLLNYGSGSVNQLFHNNVGGVFEEIASSVGLDVGGDNWDAIFADYDDDNDLDLLTVGDSGTALLKNSAGQFASLSSSKGIADSEPAAAAAWIGSGFLVAGDNGTRLYEYEGSDRFSTDPETSAESAGLDDPGTGSAISLADYDGDGDDDIYLANTTGQNRLFKNLGDGTYQSVEEEAGAVELGNDASTDVNWITLPGDAFPSVFVADYEGNNHFYRNQGDRTFVDQAKDFGLQDPGYTTVSAWAENFINGAPALFLGRWNEEDWDEEDKEPNLLYIPVTNNSGEVTDFENAAHSAGVNDTGQTLDAGWLDYDNDGYLDLLVILYDGGLRLYRNESHEVQLCDE, from the coding sequence GTGGATTACGATCAGGACGGCCTCGCCGATATTTATCTTCTCAATTACGGTTCCGGTTCCGTAAATCAGCTGTTCCATAATAATGTGGGAGGCGTTTTTGAGGAAATCGCCTCATCCGTTGGGCTGGATGTCGGAGGGGACAACTGGGATGCCATATTTGCCGACTATGATGACGACAATGATCTGGATCTCCTGACAGTCGGTGACAGCGGAACCGCTCTCCTGAAAAATTCCGCCGGACAATTTGCGAGTTTGTCCTCATCCAAAGGGATTGCCGATTCCGAACCGGCCGCGGCGGCGGCCTGGATCGGCTCCGGTTTTCTAGTGGCCGGCGACAACGGAACTCGCCTTTACGAATACGAAGGGAGTGACCGGTTTTCCACCGATCCGGAAACATCCGCGGAATCTGCCGGCCTGGATGATCCGGGAACCGGCTCTGCAATCAGTTTGGCCGACTATGATGGCGACGGCGATGATGATATTTATCTGGCGAACACCACCGGTCAAAATCGCCTCTTTAAAAACCTTGGCGACGGGACTTATCAGTCGGTCGAGGAAGAGGCCGGGGCCGTGGAGCTCGGCAACGACGCTTCAACCGATGTCAATTGGATCACCTTGCCGGGGGATGCCTTCCCTTCCGTTTTTGTCGCGGACTACGAGGGTAACAACCACTTTTATCGGAATCAGGGGGACAGAACCTTTGTGGATCAGGCAAAGGACTTCGGTCTTCAGGACCCGGGCTACACAACCGTTTCAGCGTGGGCCGAAAATTTTATCAACGGCGCCCCCGCCCTGTTTTTGGGGCGGTGGAATGAGGAAGATTGGGATGAGGAAGACAAGGAGCCGAATCTTTTGTATATCCCCGTCACAAATAATTCCGGTGAGGTCACCGATTTTGAAAATGCGGCGCATTCGGCGGGTGTTAATGATACCGGTCAAACCCTCGACGCGGGGTGGCTGGATTATGACAACGATGGATATCTGGATCTTCTGGTCATCTTGTACGACG